The following are encoded together in the Iodobacter fluviatilis genome:
- the luxS gene encoding S-ribosylhomocysteine lyase, giving the protein MPLLDSFTVDHTRMQAPAVRVAKTMQTPSKDTITVFDLRFSVPNQEILSERGIHTLEHLFAGYMRDHLNGDGVEIIDISPMGCRTGFYMSLCGAPSEARVASAWQLAMEDVLTVKEQSQIPELNEYQCGTFMMHSLEEAQGIARNVITRGIGVNRNTELALSEEQLQAL; this is encoded by the coding sequence ATGCCCTTATTAGATAGTTTTACCGTTGATCACACCCGTATGCAGGCGCCTGCCGTGCGCGTTGCAAAAACTATGCAGACCCCAAGTAAAGACACAATTACTGTCTTTGATTTGCGTTTTAGTGTGCCTAATCAAGAAATTCTTTCTGAGCGTGGTATTCATACGCTAGAACATTTATTTGCTGGCTATATGCGTGATCATTTGAATGGTGATGGGGTAGAGATTATTGATATCTCGCCTATGGGCTGTCGTACTGGGTTTTATATGAGCTTATGCGGGGCGCCAAGTGAGGCCCGCGTTGCCAGTGCTTGGCAGCTAGCGATGGAAGACGTATTAACGGTAAAAGAGCAAAGCCAAATCCCTGAGCTAAACGAGTACCAGTGTGGCACGTTTATGATGCATTCACTTGAAGAAGCGCAGGGCATTGCACGCAATGTGATTACGCGTGGTATTGGCGTGAATCGCAATACTGAATTGGCTTTGTCGGAAGAGCAGTTGCAAGCGCTTTAA
- a CDS encoding DHA2 family efflux MFS transporter permease subunit, with the protein MKDILPGLSRSDTPEKIYANRYIIAITVTLACVLELLDTSIVNVAVPHMMGTLGATLDEITWVSIGYVVANVIVLPISGFLSQLFGRRNYFILSIALFIFSSFACGNATTLGSLVFWRIVQGLGGGGLIATAQSTLFETFPSKEMDTAMAIFGMGIMTGPMLGPTLGGWLTDQYSWPWIFYINLPLGGIALFLTLIYMPDSKHQQVIKKIDYIGLLLMAVGIAALQLMLERGERLEWFTSPEIISYALVSFFSLSFFVIRQLEIKYPIVDLVICKDLQFSAGLVMTFLLGASLFSTVFIFPVYVQSLMGYTAWQTGLMILPSAVASGMMMPISAKLVARGLSARILIAAGAMLFMYGMWLHYHFTTDSGMSDFIWPMIIRGMGLGMIFMPLNTLTMANILPQQIPNAAGLYNLTRQLGGSVGIAVSATLLAQLGDAKRAALNEHVIANSAQTIERLAGLKSRLLLIGTPETLAPIKAQALLAQQIAKQAQMLSFAHLFLLFGLAMLCVMPLLFVMKNQQMSAGSDLLH; encoded by the coding sequence ATGAAAGATATTTTGCCGGGATTATCCCGCTCGGATACCCCAGAAAAAATTTATGCTAATCGCTATATTATTGCGATTACGGTGACGCTCGCCTGCGTATTGGAGCTATTAGACACCAGCATTGTTAATGTTGCCGTCCCCCATATGATGGGAACCCTTGGTGCAACCCTAGATGAAATTACCTGGGTATCCATTGGCTATGTCGTTGCCAATGTGATTGTTTTACCTATTTCTGGCTTTCTATCGCAATTATTTGGCCGCAGAAATTACTTTATTTTATCTATTGCGCTATTTATTTTCTCTTCTTTTGCTTGCGGCAATGCCACCACCCTAGGTAGCCTTGTATTTTGGCGAATTGTGCAAGGCTTAGGCGGTGGTGGGCTGATTGCTACAGCGCAATCCACGCTATTTGAAACCTTCCCCAGCAAGGAAATGGACACGGCCATGGCTATCTTTGGCATGGGAATTATGACTGGTCCCATGCTCGGCCCCACCTTAGGCGGCTGGTTAACCGATCAATATTCTTGGCCATGGATTTTTTATATTAATTTGCCACTAGGTGGCATTGCGCTGTTTTTAACCCTGATTTACATGCCTGACTCTAAACATCAGCAAGTAATTAAAAAAATTGATTATATTGGCTTACTGCTTATGGCCGTCGGTATTGCCGCATTACAGCTTATGCTAGAACGTGGTGAGCGGTTAGAGTGGTTTACTTCTCCAGAGATTATTAGCTATGCGCTAGTGAGCTTTTTCTCTTTAAGTTTTTTTGTGATTCGCCAATTAGAAATAAAATATCCAATTGTCGACTTAGTTATTTGCAAAGACTTGCAATTTTCCGCAGGGCTAGTAATGACCTTTTTATTGGGCGCATCCCTTTTTTCTACGGTATTTATTTTCCCTGTTTACGTACAAAGCCTAATGGGTTACACCGCTTGGCAAACAGGCCTGATGATTTTACCTTCTGCAGTAGCATCAGGCATGATGATGCCTATTTCCGCGAAGCTAGTCGCAAGGGGTTTATCTGCCCGCATTTTAATTGCAGCTGGTGCCATGCTATTCATGTATGGAATGTGGCTACACTACCATTTCACCACGGATTCGGGCATGAGTGATTTCATATGGCCAATGATTATTCGCGGCATGGGCTTGGGGATGATTTTTATGCCACTGAATACTTTAACTATGGCTAATATATTGCCACAGCAAATTCCTAATGCAGCGGGCCTCTATAATTTAACTCGCCAATTAGGTGGCAGCGTAGGCATTGCGGTTTCCGCCACCTTATTAGCACAATTAGGCGATGCAAAACGGGCGGCACTCAATGAACATGTAATTGCCAATAGCGCGCAAACCATTGAGCGGCTGGCCGGATTAAAAAGTAGATTACTGCTTATAGGCACTCCCGAAACGCTCGCCCCAATCAAAGCCCAAGCACTGCTGGCCCAGCAAATTGCCAAGCAGGCACAGATGCTTTCATTTGCACACCTTTTCTTACTCTTTGGCCTAGCTATGCTCTGTGTAATGCCGCTGCTATTTGTAATGAAAAACCAGCAGATGAGTGCAGGCAGCGATTTATTGCATTAA
- a CDS encoding HlyD family secretion protein produces MSTKPASPARNILLLILLIILCFLSYRWWWGKHHVSSDNAQLEGHIVPIAARVSGYVKAVPVSDNQKMAHKSLLIELDPRDYQVKVAQAEADYRQALSAAGHDKQPGEALARIAAAEANAAAAISQSQTAEAQITEARANAVKARKDLARSKELAAQKMLSQSALESADTLLKAAEARIAALEAALRTSKESANAAGQQVAVSSAGLKSAQAKALAAEATLQFARNQLIDTQVYAPATGIVSKKAVEPGQMIQAGQTLMYLVPTDKFWVIANLKETELKQIKLGQEVDIEVDAFPDLKLKGKVDSFSPATGARFTLLPADNSTGNFTKVVQRVPVKIVLDDLPKGSPLRPGLSVNVTIYTP; encoded by the coding sequence ATGAGCACAAAACCAGCCTCCCCTGCACGCAATATTTTGCTACTTATCTTACTGATTATATTATGTTTTTTGAGCTATCGCTGGTGGTGGGGAAAACACCATGTAAGTAGTGATAACGCTCAACTAGAAGGGCATATTGTGCCCATTGCCGCGCGTGTTAGCGGCTACGTAAAAGCGGTACCGGTAAGCGATAACCAAAAAATGGCACACAAATCTTTACTGATTGAGCTCGACCCGCGCGATTATCAAGTCAAAGTGGCGCAAGCTGAAGCAGACTATCGTCAGGCCCTCTCCGCCGCTGGCCACGATAAGCAGCCAGGCGAAGCACTGGCACGGATCGCCGCCGCAGAAGCCAATGCCGCCGCAGCCATCTCACAATCGCAAACGGCTGAAGCACAAATTACTGAAGCACGCGCCAATGCAGTTAAAGCGCGCAAAGACTTGGCACGTAGCAAGGAGCTAGCGGCACAAAAAATGTTGAGCCAATCGGCACTAGAAAGCGCAGACACCCTACTCAAAGCTGCCGAAGCTAGAATCGCCGCACTGGAAGCGGCCTTACGTACGTCCAAAGAAAGTGCCAATGCAGCTGGCCAGCAAGTCGCCGTTTCATCGGCAGGGCTAAAATCTGCACAAGCCAAGGCGCTAGCCGCAGAAGCCACTCTGCAATTTGCCCGCAATCAACTGATCGACACCCAAGTCTATGCCCCTGCTACTGGCATAGTCAGCAAAAAAGCAGTAGAGCCGGGGCAAATGATTCAAGCTGGGCAAACGCTCATGTATTTAGTGCCAACTGATAAATTTTGGGTGATTGCCAATTTAAAAGAAACTGAATTAAAACAAATAAAGCTAGGCCAAGAAGTAGACATTGAAGTAGATGCCTTTCCTGATTTAAAACTAAAAGGCAAAGTGGATTCATTTAGCCCAGCCACAGGCGCACGCTTTACCCTATTACCTGCTGATAATTCAACCGGCAATTTCACTAAAGTAGTGCAGCGCGTGCCAGTTAAAATTGTTTTAGATGACTTACCAAAAGGCTCCCCATTGCGCCCTGGCTTATCCGTAAATGTCACAATTTATACGCCATAA
- a CDS encoding TetR/AcrR family transcriptional regulator: MQINPLPRQRRKEARPAEIIEAALLLFHQKGYSATKLDDIAHFAGVTKGTVYLYFSSKEALFKAAILETIQPNLDRIEETAMNSQASATQRLKTAMSSWASSMNECKGSITKLMIAEAGNFPELSDFYIETVVKRSRQLLIHLIQAGIDSGEFRPIDAHMLAITLFSPILLTSIWRHTYANLDPITYDLNQLSDFHLDIVFNGIALSKQS; the protein is encoded by the coding sequence ATGCAGATTAATCCACTCCCTCGCCAAAGACGTAAAGAAGCACGACCCGCTGAAATCATAGAAGCGGCACTGCTACTATTTCATCAAAAAGGCTATTCCGCTACCAAACTTGATGACATTGCCCACTTTGCGGGCGTCACCAAGGGCACGGTTTATCTGTATTTTTCTAGCAAAGAAGCACTGTTTAAGGCCGCCATCCTCGAAACAATTCAACCTAATCTTGATCGAATTGAAGAAACCGCTATGAACAGCCAAGCCTCTGCCACGCAACGCTTAAAGACCGCGATGAGTAGTTGGGCCAGCTCAATGAATGAATGCAAAGGTAGCATCACCAAACTGATGATAGCGGAAGCAGGTAATTTTCCTGAACTCAGCGATTTTTATATTGAAACAGTGGTTAAACGCTCACGCCAACTGCTCATTCACCTCATTCAGGCGGGAATAGACAGCGGTGAATTTCGTCCAATTGACGCACATATGCTCGCCATAACCCTATTTTCCCCTATTTTGCTGACAAGTATTTGGCGGCATACCTATGCCAATCTCGATCCAATTACTTACGATTTAAATCAATTATCCGACTTTCACCTTGATATTGTATTCAACGGCATCGCCCTTTCGAAGCAGTCATGA
- a CDS encoding Crp/Fnr family transcriptional regulator, which produces MDHHLLKNFLSQTAIFQDFADEDLDIVLNAAVKRHLPKGTFLFREGDPGEAMYILLEGRTRSFTSDNQGKEFVFMIGEAGDVFGEVSLIDDEPRSWSTQTEDDSSFLMFSKQDFREALGALPNAKDQLIMNLARMVRRLSLTMKNLALLDVYGRVRALFEGMLTEADGQEMISEPLTQQAIADRVGSSREMIARILKELVFGGYIRLENKRIILLQKLPERF; this is translated from the coding sequence ATGGACCATCATTTACTTAAAAATTTTCTATCGCAAACCGCTATTTTTCAAGACTTTGCTGATGAAGATTTAGACATCGTTTTAAATGCCGCCGTAAAACGCCACCTACCTAAAGGCACCTTTCTCTTTCGTGAAGGCGACCCTGGCGAAGCCATGTACATCCTTTTAGAAGGCCGCACGCGCTCGTTTACCAGCGACAATCAAGGCAAAGAATTTGTCTTTATGATTGGTGAAGCAGGCGATGTATTTGGCGAAGTATCGCTAATCGACGACGAGCCACGCTCATGGTCTACCCAAACGGAAGACGACTCATCATTCTTGATGTTCTCTAAACAAGATTTTCGTGAAGCGCTGGGTGCTTTGCCAAATGCGAAAGACCAACTAATCATGAATTTGGCTCGAATGGTACGCCGCCTCTCGCTGACCATGAAAAACTTAGCCTTGCTAGATGTTTATGGCCGTGTTCGCGCGCTATTTGAAGGTATGCTCACCGAAGCCGATGGCCAAGAAATGATTTCTGAACCACTCACCCAGCAAGCAATTGCGGATCGAGTTGGCTCATCGCGCGAAATGATCGCCCGTATTCTGAAAGAACTGGTATTTGGCGGCTATATCCGCCTAGAAAACAAGCGAATTATCTTGTTGCAAAAACTGCCAGAACGCTTCTAA
- a CDS encoding Crp/Fnr family transcriptional regulator, which yields MSTHLTLRQLLASVPLFTDLDDDILAAIEKISNRRTLNKGALLFAEGDIAESMYVLIEGRLRCFSSADTGKEFVFYVAQAGSSFGEMALVDEEPRALSIDAAEDCQLLSISKNAFLDLLEKTPLLNKNLLRNMIRTNRYLAGMVKSLALKDVYGRMRLLLEGLAIEVNGHRYIEEALSQQAIADRVGSSREMIAKLMRELVFGNYIRIKNRRIELLQKLPEHF from the coding sequence ATGAGCACCCATTTAACGCTTCGCCAATTATTAGCGTCAGTCCCCTTATTTACGGACTTAGACGACGATATTTTAGCGGCAATTGAAAAAATTTCTAATCGCCGCACCCTTAACAAAGGGGCATTACTCTTTGCTGAAGGCGATATTGCTGAATCGATGTATGTACTTATTGAAGGGCGATTACGCTGCTTTTCTAGTGCAGATACAGGAAAAGAATTTGTTTTTTATGTGGCACAAGCAGGCAGCAGTTTTGGCGAGATGGCTCTGGTTGACGAAGAGCCGCGTGCACTTTCGATTGATGCCGCCGAAGATTGCCAATTGCTCAGTATTAGCAAAAATGCATTTCTTGATTTACTGGAAAAAACACCGTTACTGAACAAAAATTTATTACGAAACATGATACGCACCAATCGTTACCTAGCCGGAATGGTGAAGTCGTTAGCATTAAAGGATGTATATGGCCGTATGCGCCTATTACTGGAAGGTTTAGCTATAGAAGTAAACGGCCACCGCTATATTGAAGAAGCCCTTTCTCAACAAGCCATCGCAGACCGCGTTGGCTCATCCAGAGAGATGATTGCAAAACTAATGCGTGAACTGGTGTTTGGCAACTACATTCGCATTAAAAACCGCCGAATTGAACTGCTACAAAAACTACCTGAACATTTTTAA
- a CDS encoding Tim44 domain-containing protein, whose amino-acid sequence MSQFSRTFMVTLLTASLFASGIAEAKRVGGSRSSGMQRSQTTRPAAPPPQRNVAPAQQPAAPQPQRSGMGSILGGVAAGALGGYLLGNLLNSNHASGTSESSGGGFPWGLLLLLGAGGYFAMRMMRKRKEAASPAFAGMANSMPQQDNNPAQDRVFRMGDQAASAAPVSTAITRLPDGTETAAFLRQARGSFMHMQTLHSPEQVNEMRKYLTPELFNELSKDISGNEEPAEFPELNAELVDCATEDGRMISSVRFYGKVSESLHAAPEAFQEIWHFVRPINGDPRWMVAGIQQL is encoded by the coding sequence ATGAGCCAATTTAGTCGTACTTTTATGGTTACCCTACTCACTGCGTCTTTATTTGCTAGCGGCATTGCCGAAGCAAAACGAGTAGGCGGTAGCCGCTCCAGTGGCATGCAGCGTAGTCAAACCACACGTCCGGCTGCGCCTCCTCCGCAACGCAATGTCGCTCCAGCACAACAGCCAGCGGCCCCACAACCGCAGCGTAGCGGCATGGGATCGATTCTTGGTGGCGTTGCTGCGGGTGCATTGGGTGGCTACCTACTGGGTAACTTATTAAACTCTAATCACGCATCAGGCACGTCTGAATCATCTGGCGGCGGCTTCCCTTGGGGCCTGCTACTGCTACTAGGTGCTGGTGGCTATTTTGCGATGCGTATGATGCGTAAACGTAAAGAAGCAGCCAGCCCAGCCTTTGCTGGCATGGCAAACTCAATGCCACAACAAGACAACAACCCTGCGCAAGATCGTGTTTTTCGCATGGGTGATCAAGCAGCGAGTGCAGCACCAGTTTCTACAGCGATCACGCGCTTGCCTGATGGCACCGAAACAGCCGCATTTTTGCGCCAAGCACGTGGTAGCTTTATGCATATGCAAACCTTGCACTCTCCTGAGCAAGTTAATGAAATGCGCAAATACCTCACGCCTGAGCTATTTAATGAGCTAAGCAAAGATATCAGCGGCAATGAAGAGCCGGCAGAATTCCCAGAACTCAATGCCGAACTGGTTGATTGTGCTACCGAAGATGGACGCATGATTTCTAGCGTACGTTTTTACGGCAAGGTCAGCGAATCATTACATGCAGCACCTGAGGCATTCCAAGAGATTTGGCACTTTGTACGTCCAATCAACGGCGATCCACGCTGGATGGTGGCGGGGATTCAACAGCTATAA
- a CDS encoding dihydroneopterin aldolase, with translation MDIIYLHTVRASTLIGWYDWERVSPQVVELDLEIGIPSARACISDDLVDTIDYDAVVKHIRTVLEERHFLLLEALAEHIAQLILQDFGAPWAKVSVTKLGILHEVGRVGVTIERGHRG, from the coding sequence ATGGACATCATTTATCTACACACCGTGCGTGCAAGCACCCTTATTGGCTGGTATGACTGGGAGCGTGTTTCGCCCCAGGTTGTTGAGCTCGATTTGGAAATTGGCATCCCTTCTGCAAGAGCCTGTATATCCGACGATCTTGTCGACACCATTGATTACGATGCCGTGGTTAAACACATCCGCACAGTACTCGAAGAGCGCCATTTTTTGCTGCTTGAAGCTTTAGCTGAGCATATTGCCCAGCTTATTCTTCAAGACTTTGGCGCGCCTTGGGCTAAGGTCTCTGTCACCAAGCTGGGCATCTTGCATGAAGTAGGCAGAGTTGGCGTCACCATAGAGCGCGGCCACCGCGGCTAA
- the plsY gene encoding glycerol-3-phosphate 1-O-acyltransferase PlsY gives MTPLILILVSYLIGSLSFAVIVSKASGLADPRSYGSGNPGATNVLRSGNKKAAALTLLGDALKGWLAIALAQWLATRLGLGPEVVAWAAIAVTVGHMWPVFFSFKGGKGVATAAGILLALDWRLGLVTLLVWLVVAKGLKISSLAALLAALLAPVLAWIWLVSTAQFAAVVVISILLIWRHQKNIRDLLMGNEGQIGEQVGKE, from the coding sequence ATGACACCGTTAATTCTAATTTTAGTAAGTTATCTAATTGGGTCCCTTTCTTTTGCCGTGATTGTCTCTAAAGCCAGTGGATTGGCCGATCCGCGCAGTTATGGCTCAGGAAACCCAGGGGCCACAAATGTGCTGAGAAGTGGCAATAAAAAGGCTGCTGCACTTACTTTGTTGGGGGATGCCTTAAAGGGCTGGCTGGCGATTGCCTTGGCGCAATGGTTGGCAACGCGTTTGGGGTTGGGCCCAGAAGTGGTGGCTTGGGCCGCTATCGCCGTCACGGTTGGGCATATGTGGCCGGTGTTTTTTAGTTTTAAAGGTGGCAAGGGTGTGGCTACGGCTGCAGGCATTTTGTTGGCGTTGGATTGGCGGCTTGGTTTGGTAACTTTGCTGGTTTGGCTGGTCGTGGCTAAAGGATTAAAAATCTCTTCCTTGGCCGCGCTATTGGCCGCTTTATTGGCCCCAGTTTTGGCGTGGATTTGGTTGGTATCTACTGCACAGTTTGCTGCGGTTGTTGTGATTTCAATATTACTGATCTGGCGGCATCAAAAAAACATCAGAGATCTTTTAATGGGTAATGAAGGGCAGATCGGTGAGCAAGTTGGTAAGGAGTAG
- the smpB gene encoding SsrA-binding protein SmpB — protein sequence MSIVDNKKAFHDFFIEERFEAGLMLEGWEVKAIRAGRVQLKESYVVYLRGDFWLMGAHISPLTSASSHVLAEPTRLRKLLLNQREIEKLSIKVERAGYTVAALNMHFKNGFIKLDIGLAKGKKQHDKRNTEKDREWVREKAQIVRANNKYS from the coding sequence ATGTCAATCGTCGATAATAAAAAGGCCTTTCACGACTTCTTTATTGAAGAACGTTTTGAAGCAGGCCTTATGCTAGAAGGTTGGGAAGTTAAAGCAATTCGTGCAGGGCGCGTACAGCTCAAAGAATCCTATGTAGTTTATCTACGTGGTGATTTTTGGCTAATGGGAGCGCATATCTCCCCGCTCACTAGCGCATCGAGCCACGTTTTAGCTGAACCAACACGCTTACGTAAACTCTTACTTAATCAACGTGAAATCGAAAAACTATCGATTAAAGTTGAGCGCGCGGGTTACACCGTAGCTGCGCTCAATATGCATTTTAAGAATGGCTTTATTAAGCTGGATATTGGTTTAGCCAAGGGTAAAAAGCAGCACGACAAGCGCAACACAGAGAAGGACCGCGAATGGGTGCGCGAAAAAGCGCAAATTGTTCGTGCCAATAACAAGTACTCCTGA
- a CDS encoding asparaginase domain-containing protein: MRKIRVIYTGGTIGMLPSEGGYAPAPNYLQNQLQERYSGLSVLEYAPLLDSSEMTPALWNRIAADIAADYDQYDGFVVLHGTDTMAYTSAALSYSLENLGKPVVVTGSQIPWCELGTDALEHVAAALALAAMPDFCEVAVVFAGLCLRGNRVRKIDCDGMVAFASPNYPVLGEWSEGRWQMLGMAASLPPANGAFRLQCVADTAKVVAAKLAPGFSAEWLASSLQGVDGVVLETFGAGNAGSQPALMAALSTLAEKNLVVNCTPCLTGRVKMGRYAVSGSLAAMGVLDGADMTPEAALAKLYYVQAKHLGRAEQRALFLQPMMGDRTE, encoded by the coding sequence ATGCGGAAAATTCGCGTTATTTACACAGGTGGCACAATTGGCATGCTGCCGAGCGAAGGAGGTTATGCACCAGCGCCTAATTACTTACAGAATCAACTACAAGAACGCTATTCTGGTTTGTCGGTGCTGGAGTACGCGCCTTTGCTAGATTCTAGCGAAATGACCCCTGCGCTATGGAATCGCATTGCTGCTGACATTGCCGCTGATTATGATCAATACGATGGTTTTGTGGTGTTGCATGGCACTGATACCATGGCGTATACCTCGGCTGCTTTGTCGTATAGCTTAGAAAACCTAGGTAAGCCAGTGGTGGTGACAGGGTCGCAGATTCCTTGGTGTGAGCTGGGCACAGATGCGCTAGAACACGTTGCGGCTGCATTGGCCTTGGCGGCTATGCCTGATTTTTGCGAGGTTGCTGTAGTCTTTGCTGGCTTGTGCCTGCGCGGCAATCGAGTCAGGAAAATCGACTGTGATGGCATGGTTGCATTTGCATCTCCCAATTATCCTGTGCTGGGGGAGTGGTCGGAAGGGCGTTGGCAGATGTTAGGTATGGCAGCCAGCTTGCCGCCTGCAAATGGAGCATTTCGCCTGCAGTGTGTTGCGGATACGGCAAAAGTGGTTGCCGCCAAACTTGCCCCAGGCTTTAGTGCAGAATGGCTGGCATCCTCTTTGCAGGGTGTGGATGGGGTGGTGTTAGAAACCTTTGGTGCGGGGAATGCAGGTAGCCAGCCCGCTTTAATGGCGGCTTTATCCACTTTGGCAGAGAAAAACTTGGTCGTGAATTGCACGCCTTGCTTAACAGGGCGGGTAAAAATGGGTCGCTATGCCGTAAGCGGTAGTTTGGCCGCGATGGGGGTGCTCGATGGTGCAGATATGACGCCTGAGGCTGCCTTAGCTAAGCTCTATTACGTGCAAGCTAAGCATTTAGGCAGAGCAGAACAGCGAGCTTTATTTTTGCAGCCGATGATGGGTGATCGCACAGAGTAG
- a CDS encoding septation protein A, whose amino-acid sequence MKALFDLFSVILFFVTYSITKSIYAATGVAIATTTAQVAWSWFKHHHVDAMLWLSFGLITVLGGATLLLHNKMFILWKPTVLYWVFAVILCGSRYLRGKNLMQKLMGQQMTLPDKLWDRVNLAWVLFFVSMGILNLFVAFNFPEDLWVKFKMFGTLALTLVFVLLQAFVLSRYLTDDVATKKEES is encoded by the coding sequence ATGAAAGCCCTTTTTGATCTCTTCTCCGTTATCCTATTTTTTGTAACCTACTCAATTACCAAAAGCATTTACGCTGCAACAGGGGTGGCTATTGCTACCACTACAGCGCAAGTGGCATGGTCTTGGTTTAAGCACCACCATGTTGACGCCATGTTATGGCTAAGCTTTGGCTTGATTACCGTTTTGGGGGGGGCAACACTGCTATTGCATAACAAAATGTTTATTTTGTGGAAACCCACCGTTTTATATTGGGTATTTGCCGTTATTTTGTGTGGCTCTCGCTATCTACGCGGAAAAAACCTGATGCAAAAATTAATGGGTCAGCAAATGACGCTGCCTGACAAACTTTGGGATCGGGTTAATTTGGCATGGGTCTTGTTTTTTGTGAGTATGGGCATACTTAATCTCTTTGTTGCCTTTAATTTCCCTGAAGATTTATGGGTGAAATTTAAAATGTTTGGTACATTGGCGCTGACACTGGTATTTGTACTACTGCAAGCCTTTGTGCTTTCACGGTATCTTACTGATGATGTAGCAACAAAAAAGGAAGAGTCCTAA
- a CDS encoding YciI family protein: MLYAMIAEMYPDTAAARSQSRPAHLARLEVLKDAGRLVLAGPFPAIDAVDPGPAGFTGSLIVAEFDTQQAAQAWADNDPYVKAGVYASIIAKPFLHVLP, translated from the coding sequence ATGCTTTACGCCATGATTGCTGAAATGTATCCAGATACAGCTGCAGCGCGCTCGCAAAGCCGTCCGGCGCATTTGGCAAGGTTAGAAGTGCTAAAAGATGCAGGTCGTTTAGTGTTGGCGGGGCCTTTTCCTGCCATTGATGCCGTTGACCCTGGCCCTGCTGGTTTTACGGGGAGCTTGATTGTGGCTGAGTTCGATACACAGCAAGCTGCACAGGCATGGGCTGACAATGATCCTTATGTAAAAGCAGGGGTTTATGCAAGTATCATTGCAAAGCCCTTTCTACATGTTTTACCCTAG
- a CDS encoding BolA family protein, protein MQVSLQSPFYMFYPSQMISEEIHLRLAVLKPEYVDVYDDSAAHAGHAGSVAGGGHFDLTIVSSAFAGKNTLARHRMVMALFADLIPHPIHALSIKKTLTPDEL, encoded by the coding sequence ATGCAAGTATCATTGCAAAGCCCTTTCTACATGTTTTACCCTAGCCAAATGATTAGCGAAGAAATACACTTACGCCTTGCTGTATTGAAGCCGGAATACGTGGATGTTTACGATGATAGTGCAGCACATGCTGGGCACGCAGGAAGCGTGGCAGGTGGTGGGCATTTTGATTTAACTATTGTCTCATCTGCGTTTGCGGGTAAAAATACTTTGGCGCGCCATCGAATGGTGATGGCTTTATTTGCAGATTTAATCCCACATCCAATCCATGCGCTCAGTATTAAAAAAACACTGACGCCGGATGAATTGTGA